From Bacteroidales bacterium:
CGGATTGTACATAAGGCACGAATCGCCTGATTGAAGGCAATTTCAAAATATTAAATACATTTGTAAACTAAATTAATATTTTTTTTCTTATTTCGCTAAGCTTTAAAAAGCATTTTAAAATTTATTAACATTCGTCCTAAAAGGTTAAGATTTTCACATGGCAGCGCAAGAAAAGGGGGAAATGACGTTCCTTGAACACCTCGAAGAGCTCAGGTGGCACATTATCCGGTCAGTAATTGCAATTATAGTGATTGCCATTGCCGCATTTGTTTTTAAAAATTTTCTTTTTGATACTTTGTTGTTGGGGCCCAGCAGGGCTGATTTCTGGACCAACCGCATGCTGGCCTGGGTGGGAGAGAAAGTGCACATGAACCTGCTCATCAATCAAAAGCCTCTTGTTTTACAAAATACAGCGGTGGCCGGACAATTTGTTTCGCACATTAAGATAAGTCTCATCGCCGGTCTGGCATTGGGTTTTCCTTATCTGTTCTATGAATTCTGGCTTTTTATAAAGCCTGCTTTATATACGAATGAACGCCGACATGCATCAGGAGCTGTTTTTTACATTACATTCCTTTTCGTGCTTGGTATTACTTTTGGTTACTATCTGATTACCCCTTTTTCAATCAATTTTCTTTACAATTACCAGGTAAGTGAAGTTGTAAAAAATATACCTACACTCTCGTCTTATGTATCACTGGTTACATCCATTGTGCTTGTAAGCGGGATACTCTTTGAACTTCCCATGCTGATCTATTTTCTGAGTCAGATCGGGTTGGTAACGCCTTCATTTCTGAAAAAGTACAGGCGTCATGCATTTGTGGTTATTTTGCTTGTTGCGGGTATCATAACACCCACTCCGGATATGTTTACCCAACTTATGGTATCTTTGCCGATGATTTTACTGTATGAAATCGGTATTATCCTTTCAAGACGTGTTGAAAAGGCAAAGGAAAAGGCTGCATTGGCCGGATAATTATCAGGCATAAATTATGAAATTAAGGACAGAAAACCTTGTAAAGCGTTACCGGACCAGGACCGTGGTTAAGGATGTGTCCTTTGAAGTGGAACAGGGTGAAATTGCCGGTCTGTTAGGGCCGAATGGTGCCGGAAAGACCACATCATTCTATATGATTGTCGGACTTATCCAACCGAATTCAGGTAAAATTTTCCTTGACAATGAGGAAATTACTTACGAACCGGTATACCGGCGTGCACAGAAAGGCATCGGTTATCTTGCCCAGGAAGCTTCAGTTTTCCGCAGGCTGAGCGTGGAAGATAATATCCGTGCTGTTCTTGAAATGACCAATCTTAAAAAAGAGGAACAGAAAGAACGTGTTGAGTCGCTGCTGAATGAATTCGGTTTGCAAAAAATAAGAAAGAGCCTGGGCATTCAACTTTCAGGAGGAGAGAGGCGAAGAACCGAAATTGCACGCGCTCTAGCCCTTAAACCGAATTTTATACTGCTCGATGAGCCTTTTGCCGGGGTTGATCCTATTGCAGTTGAAGATATCCAGGAAATTGTGGCCAAACTCAAAAATAAAAATATTGGCATCCTGATTACCGATCACAATGTCCATGAAACGTTATCGATAACCGACAGGGCGTATCTTCTTTTCGAAGGCGAGATTCTCAAAGCCGGAACGGCCCGGGAACTCGCGGAAGACGAGCAGGTGAGAAGGGTATATCTTGGAAAAAACTTTGAACTCCGGTAGAAATTTATTTACGATTTACGATTAAAATAGTGATTAGTGATTAGTGATTAGTGACTGGTGACTGGTGACTGAACACTGAACACCGAACACCGAACCTCAAACTTGAAACCTCAAACATTCCAATGTCAAAAGTATACTTCACAGATCTCCGTGCGAATGCAACAATGAACCTGCAGCGCAAACTTGAAATCCTGATGAGAAAGGCGGGTATTGACACGATTGATTTTGATAAAAAGCTGACTGCAATTAAGATCCATTTCGGCGAACCCGGGAATCTTGCCTATTTAAGGCCCAACTTTGCCGCTACAGTGGTTAAATACCTCAAAAGCAAAGGCGCAAAACCGTTCCTTACCGATGCCAACACGCTGTATTCGGGCCGCCGGTCCAATGCCGTTGATCACCTGCGTTCGGCCTGGGAAAACGGGTTTAACCCTCTGGCTGTGGATTGTCCGGTGATCATTGCTGATGGGCTCAAAGGCCTTGATTACGATGAAGTACCTTTGAATATGGAATTTTGTAAAACGGCTAAAATTGGTAAGGCCGTTACCGATGCCGATGTGATCATTTCAATGACCCATTTTAAAGGGCATGAACTTACCGGTTTTGGTGGGGCTCTGAAAAACCTGGGAATGGGAAGTGCGGCCGTGGGCGGTAAAATGGAATTGCATTCAACTTCAGCTCCACGGATTTATGAAGAAAATTGTACAGGCTGTAAAATCTGTGTTAAAAACTGCGCTCAGGAAGCCATTACAGTTGGTGGTGATAAAATTGCTGTGATCGACTATGAAAGGTGTATCGGGTGCGGACAATGTGTGGCAGTGTGCCAGTACGACAGTGCCCAGGTGGTTTGGGAAAACGCTTCGGAATTGTCGAACTGCAAGATTGCAGAATACACTGCTGCCGTCTTAAAAGATAAGCCTTCATTCCACATCAATTTTATTCTTGATGTATCGCCTGATTGCGATTGCTGGAATTTCAATGATTATCCGCTGGTTCCGGATATCGGCATCGCAGCCTCCTTTGATCCGGTTGCCCTTGACCAGGCATGTGTTGATCTGGTCATCAAGGCACCTCTTATGCCGGGCAGCAGGGTGTATAAGAATAGCGCCCATGATCACAGCGGTCATGACAAATTCACAATGACCCACCCTAATGTGCACTGGGAATCAGGACTGGCACATGGCCAAAAAATAGGTCTTGGTGAAAGAAAATATGAGCTGATTAAAATCTGATCAGGTACGTTTTACCTTATTTCGTAAGCCACCACTGAATTGGCATTAAATGTAGGAACAAGAAGCAACTTCTTGGTAACCACATATTCTATGTCAGCGGCATTTACTTTGGCCGGTGTCGTATCAAGCAGTGGTTTTTTACCCTGGCCTTTGCCAACCCTGCTCACATGTCCCTGCCAGTCCGAAATAATATAGTTGCCTTTACCATCCGGCACAAGTCCGTCAACTGATCCTGTATTCGGAATGTAATCGCTGATTTCTTTTGTTTTAGGGTCAATGATAACTATGCTGTTTTCGAGGCCTGCCAGCAAATTGCCTTTTTCCATATACAATCCGTTGATGCCCTTCAGCCTGTCATCCTTCACGAGTAATTCAGCCTTTCCCTGCCTGATCACATGAACTGTCTTGTTTTCAGTATCGGAAACATATACATTGCCCTGTGCATCTGTTGCTATATCATTAAGGAATTTTGCGCCCTGAACCGGAATCATACGGTTAATCTTCCCGGTTTTGATATCTATTTCAGCCACCCTGTCAATGTCAGAAACATAGAGGAGATTGCTTATTACGCCCATTCCTTTGGGTGCATTCAATCCTTTTATCCACTGCGCAGAGATTATTTTACCATCTTCTG
This genomic window contains:
- the tatC gene encoding twin-arginine translocase subunit TatC, which encodes MAAQEKGEMTFLEHLEELRWHIIRSVIAIIVIAIAAFVFKNFLFDTLLLGPSRADFWTNRMLAWVGEKVHMNLLINQKPLVLQNTAVAGQFVSHIKISLIAGLALGFPYLFYEFWLFIKPALYTNERRHASGAVFYITFLFVLGITFGYYLITPFSINFLYNYQVSEVVKNIPTLSSYVSLVTSIVLVSGILFELPMLIYFLSQIGLVTPSFLKKYRRHAFVVILLVAGIITPTPDMFTQLMVSLPMILLYEIGIILSRRVEKAKEKAALAG
- the lptB gene encoding LPS export ABC transporter ATP-binding protein codes for the protein MKLRTENLVKRYRTRTVVKDVSFEVEQGEIAGLLGPNGAGKTTSFYMIVGLIQPNSGKIFLDNEEITYEPVYRRAQKGIGYLAQEASVFRRLSVEDNIRAVLEMTNLKKEEQKERVESLLNEFGLQKIRKSLGIQLSGGERRRTEIARALALKPNFILLDEPFAGVDPIAVEDIQEIVAKLKNKNIGILITDHNVHETLSITDRAYLLFEGEILKAGTARELAEDEQVRRVYLGKNFELR
- a CDS encoding DUF362 domain-containing protein, translating into MSKVYFTDLRANATMNLQRKLEILMRKAGIDTIDFDKKLTAIKIHFGEPGNLAYLRPNFAATVVKYLKSKGAKPFLTDANTLYSGRRSNAVDHLRSAWENGFNPLAVDCPVIIADGLKGLDYDEVPLNMEFCKTAKIGKAVTDADVIISMTHFKGHELTGFGGALKNLGMGSAAVGGKMELHSTSAPRIYEENCTGCKICVKNCAQEAITVGGDKIAVIDYERCIGCGQCVAVCQYDSAQVVWENASELSNCKIAEYTAAVLKDKPSFHINFILDVSPDCDCWNFNDYPLVPDIGIAASFDPVALDQACVDLVIKAPLMPGSRVYKNSAHDHSGHDKFTMTHPNVHWESGLAHGQKIGLGERKYELIKI